The Streptococcus toyakuensis genome has a window encoding:
- a CDS encoding magnesium transporter CorA family protein gives MVLEKQLGNGCTWIDLDVDKIKNMEDLSDIYGLDKETIEYALDRNERAHMDYNRETETVTFIYNVLDLEKDKEYYEAIPMTFIVERQRMITISNHKNAYVIDQMSAYLDSHESLSIYKFLFAGLEIISNAYYPVIEEMDKSKDEISALLRQTTTKKNLFALSDLETGMVYLTAAAKQNRLLLEHIQGHALYRRFNDVEREQFDDAMIEAHQLVSMTDLISQVLQQLSASYNNILNNNLNDSLSILTIISVLLAVLAVITGFFGMNVPLPFTEEPNAWIYILMTSLILWVALSQWLKKITRK, from the coding sequence ATGGTTTTAGAAAAGCAGTTGGGCAATGGTTGTACCTGGATAGACCTTGATGTGGATAAGATTAAAAATATGGAAGATCTTTCTGACATCTATGGATTGGACAAGGAAACCATTGAGTATGCTCTGGATAGAAATGAACGAGCTCATATGGATTATAACCGTGAAACGGAGACGGTAACCTTTATTTATAATGTTCTTGATTTAGAAAAAGACAAAGAATATTATGAAGCGATTCCCATGACCTTTATCGTCGAAAGACAACGAATGATTACCATCAGCAACCATAAGAATGCTTATGTCATTGATCAGATGTCAGCTTATCTGGATAGCCATGAGTCGCTTTCTATTTACAAGTTTCTCTTTGCTGGTTTAGAGATTATCAGTAACGCTTATTATCCTGTCATTGAAGAGATGGATAAAAGTAAGGACGAAATTAGTGCCTTGCTACGTCAAACTACAACAAAGAAAAATCTCTTCGCCCTCTCTGACTTGGAGACTGGTATGGTTTACTTGACAGCAGCAGCAAAACAAAATCGACTCCTCTTGGAACATATCCAGGGCCATGCTCTTTATCGGAGATTTAATGATGTCGAACGAGAGCAGTTTGATGATGCCATGATTGAAGCCCATCAGTTGGTGTCTATGACAGACTTGATTTCTCAAGTCTTGCAACAACTCTCAGCTTCTTACAACAACATCCTAAACAATAACTTGAATGATAGTTTGTCAATTTTGACTATTATCTCCGTCTTACTAGCAGTACTTGCGGTTATTACAGGTTTCTTCGGAATGAATGTTCCTCTACCATTTACAGAAGAGCCAAATGCTTGGATTTATATCTTAATGACTAGCTTGATTTTATGGGTGGCCTTATCTCAATGGCTGAAGAAAATTACTAGAAAATAA